CTAATAAAGAGGTGAAGCTCATGGCAACAACAACAGGCATCATTACGAACACAGGGACTACCCCAGCATCCAACGTGGTCATTAATATCGATAATGACAACCTTAGTTTTTCATCTAACGTAGTCTATCACGTTTACGTATGGAATACCTTGGTTAGTAAAGGTTTAGTCTACTCCAACTCATTAAATGTTAATGCGAACACCAGCCAGTTTCTCAGTTTTAATATCGCAGGCAATTCAGCTTATGAAGTCCAATTTCTCGTAACTGGAAACGCACCGGCAGACACGATTATCACGGTGTTCGGAACGGATTCGTCAGGAAACGTCATCCCCCATCAAAGAGTGCTGCAATCCGAACTTACTTTCATAGCTCAGCTGAACCCGTAAGTACCGAAAACTCTATGACGAAAGGAGCTTTGCATGGTTAATATTCAACTTTCGCCGAGCACAAGCACTCAATTCGAGCCCACCATCGCGGTAAATTGGCTTAATCCTTCGGTTATGGTCGCCGTAGCTGTAGATCTTCGAACAGGCCCTCCCAATATAGGTTTGTACAAATCTATTGACGCAGGTGCCACTTGGACAACAACGTTATTACCGTTACCGACAGGATTTGCAGGCATCGAAGCACCACATATTGATTATATTTTTCCGACCACGTTCGTCGTATTGGCTCACGCCTTCGATTCAGACGGTCTCAGCGGGTCGATCGTTTCCTATACCTCTGTCGACAACGCCTCTTCATTCGGACCGCCAGTCATCGTGAATCAAGGGTTTGGACAGTTTGTAAATGATGACCAGGTGGTCGTTGTCACCGACAAGGCTGGATCAAGTCCCTTTTTTGGAAATGTATATACTGGTTATACGCATGATTACAACACACAATTCATACCAGGAAATACGATCTTCTTCAATCGTTCCCTAGATAGCGGTAATACTTATTTCAGTCCTGCCCTGCTGTCTTCGGTCGAAGAATTTGAAGAATTCCCCGGTATAGCAATTACATTAAACGGGATTGTTGTCGTGGGATGGATCAATCAGCCTCCCGGTAATACTGATCTTAAAATTCGCACATCCCCAGACGGCGGGGTCACTTTCACCCCTGAAACCATGGTCGCCAGCGTTGTAGTCCCACCAGATCCATTGCCGGGATATACATTTAGATGTCTGACATACCCTTCCCTCGCAGCGGATATTTCTAATGCACCGACGACGCAAGGTAATGTCTATGCTGTATGGCAAGATTTTCGAGAAGGTTATTCCGATATTTTTCTTGCTACTTCCACCAATTTCGGTGTGGATTGGGGTACACCAATCTCCATTACGGGCAGTCCAGCGGGCTCCCAAAACTTTTTCCCAGCCATCACCGTGTCCCCTGCGGATGGCGCAATATTCGTTACCTATTACACTAATCGAGTCAATCCCCTCAACCTTGATGTTTATCTAGCTACA
This genomic stretch from Paenibacillus sp. FSL H7-0737 harbors:
- a CDS encoding sialidase family protein — translated: MVNIQLSPSTSTQFEPTIAVNWLNPSVMVAVAVDLRTGPPNIGLYKSIDAGATWTTTLLPLPTGFAGIEAPHIDYIFPTTFVVLAHAFDSDGLSGSIVSYTSVDNASSFGPPVIVNQGFGQFVNDDQVVVVTDKAGSSPFFGNVYTGYTHDYNTQFIPGNTIFFNRSLDSGNTYFSPALLSSVEEFEEFPGIAITLNGIVVVGWINQPPGNTDLKIRTSPDGGVTFTPETMVASVVVPPDPLPGYTFRCLTYPSLAADISNAPTTQGNVYAVWQDFREGYSDIFLATSTNFGVDWGTPISITGSPAGSQNFFPAITVSPADGAIFVTYYTNRVNPLNLDVYLATSRDGGMTFTNTRITTTSFDVTGIPLIGDYIGNAIVPQTGRLVSVWTDTRTGTENIWFGDNQ